The sequence TGCTGAAGAGCTTCTCCAAgggactgtttaaaagctgggggCTAGCACCGATCCCGGAGATCTGCTACAGCAGGTGCGGCCTGCAGATAGTGCAGGCTCCAAAGGATCGATTGCACTAGGCCTGAACTGCGCTGCAGGCTGTAACCTGCGTGGGACAGACCTCTGCCCTCGGGATGCCACGCTGAGCTGCGTTGGGTCACAGGCTACCCGGGAGGCCCCTCCATCTCCagtgccctgctcccccagcGCCTTAAGATGGGCGCTGCTTCCGTTTTCTTTGTAAATGACCTGCCCAGCCACCCTTTCCCTTCAGAGATtcccaggccagcagggaccCCTGTGAGCATCTTGGCTGACCTCCCGTTTAACctaggccagagacctgccccagaacaattcctagagcagaacttgtagaaaaccatccaatcttgaaTTAAACATCCACCACAgcgcttggtaaattgttccaatggttaattaccctcagttCTTCTGGACCCTGCTAGGTTCTCTCATAACCCTTTGAGATTTTGCTGTCTATCTGGGCACCCCTTTCTTACATTCATAGTGCTCCAGGTTAGGCTTCAGCTCACAACCTTGGCAACCCAGCTCAAGCCAAGTACTCCTTCGGTAGTGCCGTGTGCTAGCCAATTGCGCCGCCAGAGCAAAACCAGCGGCCTGACTGGTGGGCCTGGGCCTGGCGATCTGTGAATCCCCCCCAAGTCCCACGTGCTAGCCGCTGCACCACGCAGCCAGCAGACAGGCCGGGGTTCTGTGCTGGGGATTTGAAGTGCAGGATTGGGTGAACTGTGCCCAGGTATTTTTTTGACCaaccctgtctctccctccagTGTCTGCCAGTTCCTAAGCCAGTGCCAGAGCCCCAGTGGTGGATTCGGAGGAGGGCCGGGCCAGCACCCCCATCTTGCTCCCACGTATGCCGCTGTCAGTGCCCTCTGCATCATCGGTACCGAAGAGGCCTTCAACGTCGTCAACAGGTGAAAATGGCCCTGGTGCAGGATTCCCGCCCCGCTATGGGAGGCGGGAGGGAGGTGACCCAAATCACAGCCCTTCTTCCCAGTGGGCTGGAGCCCCGCCTGCTCTCATGGCTTGGTACAGCTCTCGCAGGTGTCAGCAGAGCAGACATCTGTCGCTTCCAGTGTACGGCCCGTGGGTGTACACAGGAGAAACGCCAGCTGAGGTCTTTGCCACaagggctttgagatctctgCTACACAAGGTGCTCACGTGCTGGGCTCCCATGGGCGTTATTGGGGGTTGTCGGCTGTCCAGCACCTCAGAGGATTTGGGCCCTGGGTGTCCAGGAGGTAAGGAGCGGCCTCGTATAAAGCCATCCACCCCCAAACACCCAGGCCAGGCCCAGATCTCTACTCAACCCTCGCTGAAAGCAGGCCCCTCCCGCTGCCCCTGTTGGTTGGTTCCCCTGCGTGGGTGGGGATGTGGCAGTTTGATTGGCTGGGTGGTGTGacttactttaaaaagaaattgtgaACCATCGTGGTGCCTGTGAAAGTGAGACGCTAACGGGGCTGGCTGGAGCTGACCCTGCAATGGCAACGTCCACCTGCTAGTGGGCCCCTGGCCTGGCCAGCTCCTGTGTTGGGTGGCGTGAACCCCTAACAATGCCCTTGCTGCTTTTCAGGGAGAAGCTCTTGGAGTATCTATACTCGCTGAAACAGCCTGACGGCTCCTTCATCATGCACGTGGGAGGTGAAGTGGACGTCAGGTGGGTGGGATCAGTCACAGCACCGGTCAgaaattccaaggccaggagaGACCGACCTCCTGCATCGCCCACCCCACAGATTTCCCCCCCAGCCCGATAGCTTGTGGCTGAGCTGGAGCGGAGCTGTTGGGAAATCGTCCCATCCTGGTTTAAAGACTCCAGGTGATGGAGGTGTGGAATAGCTGGTGTCATCTGCCTGGCAGTGTCCCAAGTTGAAATCCTTGTCTGCCAGGCAGCCCTGCAGCTACGGACAGTATGGGGACGTAGGGAAAGGCAGTGCATGGTTATATCAGTCTTGGGACTTGTCTGTGGGTGGCAACTTCCTGCTGGGACCATGCCCGGGTAGTGCTAATGGTGCACCTCCCATAGAAGCTGAGCCGGAAAAAGGCCCTCTTCTCCTGGAGTCGGCCACGCTGGGTGTAACCAGAGCAGTAGAAATAGatggtcaatttccccatgtaggcaagcccttcATTTCACCAACAAGCAAACCACAGCTGACGAGGTGATCCAGGGTTTCTGTCTGGGAGGTGTCCAGTGTGGGACGTCTTCTGAATTTTGCTGTAGGCCTTTAGCGTCGCTTACCTGGAGCAGCACCTGAGGCCCTTGCTGAGGAGCTGTCTCCTGGCTTGCTCTCACTCTGCAGATCAGGGGTCTGTCTGGGAGGCAGCGtcgcctagtggacagagcactggaccgGGGctcaggagaactggattctattcccagccctgctactggcctgctgggccaccttgggcaagtcacttcccggccttgtgcctcagtttccccatctgcaggaTACTGACCTGcctggtaaagtgctttgagatgtacaGCTGGAAAGTGCTAGGTAAAAGCTAGGGGTTATTCTGATAACCTTGCAAGGTGCTGCTGCGGTGGCACACTGAGTGAATCTCTCCTGGGGATAAAGGGACTTGCACCGTAGCGGATCTTGTATTTATGCTGCTAGAAGCCAAACGCAGTGGAGCAGGGAGCGCCGGGGGAGCGCTGGGCGCTCTTGGAGTTGGCAGTGCAGTAGCTGCCAGCCCTGGGGCTGTCCGTGGCAAACCCTGGGGGCTGACTCTCCGGTTCGTCTTTCCATCGCAGGAGCGCGTACTGCGCCGCCTCAGTGGCTTCGCTGACCAACATCATCACGCCCACGCTTTTTGCAGGGACTGCCGCGTGGATCGCAAGGTGAGGAGAGCCCGGAGGGCTGCCGCTGTGTGCGGCGCTGCAGATTCTGCCCCGGGGAGAAACGAGGCTCCCCTCTGTTAGAGCAGGCCCGTGCGAGATCCCATGGGCTCAGCAGGCTGCACACGGGGCTGCTCCCCATGCTAGGGGCTTGCATTGCAGGAGGACGGTGCCATGGTGCCCGGGGTGAGCTGAGGGAAGAGAAGCATCAGTGGCTGTTTCCATGTTCTCCCTACCCGCCCCTCTCTGAATTAGGTGCCAGAACTGGGAGGGTGGCATTGGCGGAGTCCCGGGCATGGAGGCCCACGGAGGATACACTTTCTGTGGCCTGGCAGCGCTGGTCATTCTGAAGCAGGAGGACTCACTGAATCTGAAATGTTTGTTAGTAAGTGGACTCTGCCGGGGGCGCGCTCTCCTTGCCCTTGGGGAGGCTGGAACCACGCAGCCAAGGAGGGCCCTGTTTGCTGACACCACCCTATGGCGCCCCCTGCTTCATTCCAGCCAGTGTGGCTGGGGGGCACCATGCTCATCACTGGGCTAGAGACCCTATGCTGATGCTGCAGAGCGGCATTGGGGTGGTCAGTACCAGTCTTGCGGGCAGTGTTCCCGCTCTTTGCACAGATTCCAACACCCAGGCACCAGCGCGGTGTGCCGGACGGCTGGCATGCCAACCTGTCGGGCCAATGCGCTGCCAGGGGCTAGCCCTTCAGAAGTTGCTTTGCTCAGGCTGAGGGCTCCTCTCTATAGCGCTGAAATAAAGCGGTTTCCTGTGCCCAGGGGGGCTAGCGGGGAGCTGGCAAGATGCTAACCGTTGCTCCTGTTGGTGAAGAGGGAGGAGATGAAATCCAGGGTCAGAGGGTGGGAAATGGAGCCAGGTGCTGGTGCCACCAAGCCGGTCATCCCGTGGCAGCTGAGACTTTCCAAGCCCTGACACGTGTCCCCGTCTGTCCCTTCCAGCACTGGGTCACGAGCCGACAGATGCGCTTTGAGGGCGGTTTCCAGGGCCGCTGTAACAAGCTGGTGGATGGCTGCTACTCGTTCTGGCAGGCGGGCTTGCTGCCCCTTCTCCACCGAGCACTGCATGCCAAGGGTGAGTTTGGGGCCTGTGTGTTACAGCAATGAAGCCAGGCACAGATGACCATGCCAGTTAGGCTACCATGTCGTCTGCATCAGTGGCCAGGTGGCCTCCGTAGCAGAGGGATCGTATATTAGGCTGCCTGGAAATTTTGTCAATTGGGTGTTTGATTAAACtggaatattttgatttggacaTGGGACTTGTAGTCCAGGTGGACTCATGCTTCTGTTCTGCTCTATCAGCTGGGCTTCCtgattggactacatctcccatgatgcactgcgtCCCCTCTCCAAGGGGGAGACCATGGggcatcctgggagatgtagtccagccaggggtGTCTGGCCgatagaggagaatggggcacCCAAACTACAGCTCCTGTGAGGCGCTGTAGCTGCATTTCAGAATTATTCAGGTTTGGGATGAAcaaagcatctcaaacaggtgattaaaaGGAAGCAGAAGGGatggatcagtaaggaaagctgcCTCTGGGTGGTCAGACAGTGTAGGGATAAAgagagaactgccaaaagccaagcagagctggaccttgccAGGGAAATTAAAACCGATAGTAAAAGGTTCTCCAGCCATATAAagcaaacaaggaaagaagatgtgggactgctaaacactgaggatgggctggagattaaagataatctaggcatggcctgATACTTAAATGAATACTTTGTCACAggttttaataagggtaatgaagAGCTATGGGGTAGTGGCAGGGTTGCTagtggaaatgaggatatggaagtagaaattaccacatccaaagtggaagtcaaactcaaaccgTTTAATGTGACTAAATCAGGGGGTCTGGATAATTGCCAtctaagaatattaaaagaactggcCTATGAACTTGCAAGCcaaatagcaaggatttttaatggatCTGTACGCTTGGGGGTCATATcctgtgactggagaattgctaatatagtacctagatttaagaacagaaaaaaatgtgatctgggaaactacaggcctgttagtttaacCTCCGTTGTGTGCAAGGTCTTAAAcacaaattttgaaggagaaagtagttaaggacatagaggtgaacggtaattgggataaaatatgaCATGGTTTTACAAAGGGCAGATCATACCAGACCAATGTGACCTTTCTTTGAGAAGAGAACTggtttttagacaaaggaaatgccaTGGGTCTAATCTACCTGGTTTCAGTCAGGCATTTGATACAGTCCTGCATGgacaattattatttaatttggaGAAGCTGGGGATTAATACAAGAACTGAAAGGTGAGTAAGGagctggttaaaggggagattacagtgggtcacactgaaaggtgaactgtcaggctggagggaggttaccagtacAGTTCCTCAGGGGTCAGTCTTGGGCCCAGTCTCATATAACGTTTTCATGAATGACCTTGGCATAAAACATGGGAGTGTGCTAATCAAACATGCCGATGACTGGCAATACGAAGGAAGTGCTGGTTGTTCCTGGCGTCGGCCTGGGCTACGTTCTcttatttacaaatatttctgcGCAGCTGTGGCATGCTGGTCGGGGCTGGGGAGCGGGGATCCTGGGCCACAGCCTTGCCTCCGCCACTGTCTTCCTGGGTGACACTGGGCGAGATCTTTAACATCTCtgtgccccttcccccgccccctcggcAGGATCATTGGGGTGTTGTcagagaggggcagcaggctcagcaaggcCTGCAAGCATGGCAGCGGTGCGAGGGGAGAGTGAGGCGGGTTCTGGGTTATGCCACCTGGCAGGGCCAGGAGGGAGGCTTAGTGTTGACGCGGAAAGGAGTGCGAGGTCACTCCGGGTGGGCATGTAGGGGGAACGGTTCAGAAGCTcctatgggagttaggtgcccagctccCCGTGACTCTTTGCTCCTCATTgcctgccagcaggaggggcaTGATTTGGAGCAGCCATTATTCTTGAAGCCCCCCAAACCGTTCCCCTGGCGGTGGTGCCTCCCGTGGTCCCCACAGCCAGGCCTCCTCCTGGCTCCCTGTGCTTGGAGGGCCTCCCCCTGGGCACCCGGGACTCTGTTAGCTGTGACCTCATAGTGCAGGGGGatctgggggcagggccagcttCATGAGATCCCTGTGTAAGACCCTGCTAGCCCGCAAAGCAAACGTATTTTCCTGTGTGAGAGAGGCCACTGACGGTCACTCTGGCCAGCCCTGGCACGGGTACAATGGTTCCCCCACTCTGGGACTGGGACAGTCTCACTCTCCTTGTCCCGTGGCCGCACCCCGTCCTGTCcggcatggggggggggtgctaCGCTGGCTCTcaaaggtgggggagttggaCAGTGTCTGCAGGCCGGGGGCAGTGCCGTGGCCTTGTCCGGCGCTAGAAATGGGGGACTGTCCCTCAGCtttccctaactgccccccgcggCCTGTGCTCCCTCCCCAGGCGACCCTGCCCTCAGCATGACGCACTGGATGTTCGACCAGCAGGCGCTGCAAGAGTACATCCTCCTATGCTGCCAGTGccctgctggggggctgctggaCAAGCCAGGCAAGTGAGTACCCGTGAGGAGGTCCCGGCACCTGCTGAGCATGTCGGCTGCCTGGAGCTCCGTGGCCGGTGCATCCCCAAGAGCCAGTGTGGCCCAGGACAGCACTGAAGGGGTTAAGAGAAGGCTGCAGCATCGAGCAGCTCATTGGGGCTtgcaggggtggtgctgggggctgCTTTGGGCCATGTGGGGGGGCGTCTGACCAAACATGTCCCTGCTTGACTGCAGGTCACGGGATTTTTACCACACCTGCTACTGCCTGAGCGGGCTGTCGATAGCCCAGCACTTCGGCAGCGGAGACCTGCTCCACGAGGTGGTGCTGGGAGTCCCTGAGAATCGCCTGGTAAGGGGATCCGCTCAGCCTGCCTCCCGCCCTGCAAATGGCCCTCGTGCTGCGAGTGCTGTCCCTGAGGGAGCGCCTGGGCCACCGGCCTGAGATGGCCCCTGAAGCGTTGGGTGTCTGGGGCTGGCCTGGCGTTCCCCAGCATCACACCTCGCAAGGCGCACTCTGCGTTCATGGCCCACATGGGGGCGCGGATTCCAGCCCTTGCGCTGGGGTCTGGCACCTCAGCACCAGGCATCTGAGcgcaggaggatgggatgcctgACTCCTTAGGAGGGGCCTGCTGATGGAGGCTGGGTCAGCGGGAGCCACCAGCACTCACGGCCCCCACCTTTTCCCaggcacccccagccctgactctggctcGCAGCCAGGCTGATTCCCATGGCCTCTGTGGGCCGCAGAGAcaaccttcctcctcctcctcttcttaaAGGGCCGCAGCTGGTACAAAATTGTTTCATAGATTCCACGAAGGGCCCGTTGTGATAGTCTCATCTGATCTCCAGGATAACGCAGGCCGGAGACCTGCCCCAGAATAATGCCGAGGACGTGGGATGCAAAACAGCATCCCCGGTGCTTCTGCCCCACGCTTCCTCCCCCGCCTGGGTGCCCTTTGTGCCCAGGCCACGTGAGCTGCTCGCCTGGCCCGGCCCCCCGTCGCCATTGTTAACTCGGGTGTGTTTCCCCTCGCAGCAACCGACACACCCCGTGTACAACATCTCCCCCGACAGAGTGGTGCAGGCCGTCATGCACTTCCTGCGGCAGCCCGTCCCCGGCATGCTGGCGGCAGAGGAGATGACAGCACCCGCCGGAGACTAGACGGGGCAGCTCTTCGCAGATGCTGTACAGACGTGCTCTGCCCGCAGTCGGAGCGCAGCGCGGAACCAACCCCCTGGGGCGAACCTTGGGGTTTGAGAGCGGGGCGGACAGGGTGCTTCCCCCTCCGGCCGGTGCGAGCTCAAGGCAGTAGCCAGACCAAAAATAGCCGCGCCAGGCCCCCCGCTGTAGGCACACGAGGGCCCCGGGCCCCACTAACCTTCCTGCCAGGAGCAATGCTGTTCTGAAATAACGGGCTGTGAACATTTTAGCCTCAATAAACCAGAACTGAGCCCCTGGGGGTTTCCTTAGCACCATACTAAAtcagcctgagctgctgccctcCAGCTTGGCCcatgcaggcccagccctgccccatggcaCTACCTGGGAGCAGGCATGGGGCCTGTTCACAATGAACAccgggggaagagagggaggctGGTGCCACAGGGCCTGCTTGCATGATATGGGCTGAACCTTGATTTGGCACTGGGACGAGGGGCAGATCAGAGGTGGTTGCTCTGCAATTCTCTGGGCAGCTGAATCCCTGCTGCTGGGTGCCCTGCATGGAACAGGAAACCCAGCGGGAGGCTAGTAAGGGGACAGGACTGAAATGGGCAGCAGCCCCTTTCCCCTGCAGATGAGCCTCCCTCCCCAGGTCTTGCGGGGTGATTCTGCCAACATGGTTATTAAACCTTTTCTTGCTGCCTTGTCGTCTCTGGGGAAGGGTGCACCAAGCCAACCCATGGCTCAGCTGGCCTGTCCACGGCATCCTGGCTCTGTGGCGAGAGGGGCCAAATCCTGGCACTGCTGCAGGCTAGGGGTGGACCAGCATGATGGGGCAACACCTAAGATGGGGCATCCCTGGGGCTCAGGGACAGAGCAGGTTGGTGGCACCAGGATTGAGGCAGCTTGGCACCCAGCTGTGGGCAGAAGGATAGGTGCTGAGGGCCTAGCATTGGCTGTAGGGTGAAGGGGAAgtggtaggggtggggggtctcaTGCCCAAGGGGGCACTGGGCACTCAAGTCTGTGTGGCTTTAGCTCTCGGGCCCAGTAGCTCAGGTCTTCAGCGCAAGATGGAGCCCTGCAGCCACAGGGGCCACGCTGCCA comes from Lepidochelys kempii isolate rLepKem1 chromosome 6, rLepKem1.hap2, whole genome shotgun sequence and encodes:
- the FNTB gene encoding protein farnesyltransferase subunit beta — translated: MAAASRPPPGPEPGRERLRDDGVRTLTSAEQTRVEDLVQEVFSAYKTNHHASQFVLQREKHFHYLKRGLRQLTDAYECLDASRPWLCYWILHSLELLDEPIPESVASDVCQFLSQCQSPSGGFGGGPGQHPHLAPTYAAVSALCIIGTEEAFNVVNREKLLEYLYSLKQPDGSFIMHVGGEVDVRSAYCAASVASLTNIITPTLFAGTAAWIARCQNWEGGIGGVPGMEAHGGYTFCGLAALVILKQEDSLNLKCLLHWVTSRQMRFEGGFQGRCNKLVDGCYSFWQAGLLPLLHRALHAKGDPALSMTHWMFDQQALQEYILLCCQCPAGGLLDKPGKSRDFYHTCYCLSGLSIAQHFGSGDLLHEVVLGVPENRLQPTHPVYNISPDRVVQAVMHFLRQPVPGMLAAEEMTAPAGD